The Solenopsis invicta isolate M01_SB chromosome 12, UNIL_Sinv_3.0, whole genome shotgun sequence DNA window tttttcgaattttcgaAAATTCATAATTCGAAAACAAAGTTGCATCAAGAGACGCGATCGCGTCTCGGTGCCAAGCGCAGCTTTGAAGAAAAACAAACCGCCTCTCTTTATGCGAATTATTTATAAACGCCGCGATATATATTTTTGGCCTcaaaaattaccaaaaaaattagtatcgaaAAATTCGACTTCATACTTCTGTGGTTCTTCTTGTAAGTTAATGTATAGAATGTCTTGAAATTCCCACAATTcaaaatattagcaaaaaaattcttcaaaaattaggtaaaatagctatttgtaaattttttttttaataggattTAAAACTGGTTAATCATAAACTATTCTTACAATTAGGCAGTTGTATATCTGTGAGTCGAGCGAGcgatagtattaataattacatgaCAGGCAATCATCTAAACGTAATTTCTGATATTTAACTGACTACTTTTAAgcaattatatttcaaaaattattcaaataaaaatcaaattatttttcgaaaaatttttaacttttttgctATATATTTTGAGTCCCAAATTTCGAAACATTCTGTatacttcaataaaaaaataactgtacatactttattatgtaacagtttaacataaaaattttctttttattaaacatcTAACTTGATGTAGGTTCTTGatctttgtctttctttttctttttcttctttttttcttcctttcccGTAGATTCCTGTTACAGGTAAATATCttgtaataatatgtaacacttaaatttttagattatgaatccaattattagaattaaacaatattacCTTGTTGACTTCTTCTGTTACTACGGACTCTTCGCCTTCCGTatcatgcttctccttctttttcttttttttcttttccttctttttatctttcgGTGATGTTTCCGAATTTTCCACCGTTTCTTGTTTCACTACGTCCGTTACACTCAcgtcttcttctctttttctcttcttacTGACGGGTACGTCGCCATTATTTTccatctatttaaaaattgaaaagagaaatataatcttTCACATgtacatttgtttataataaaaaaataaaatattaaaaatcattagaATAATTGACTTGCCGTTGTTGATGTCGTCGATGTCGCTGTCGATGCCGCTGTCGATGTCGCTGTCGATGCCGCTGTCGATGCCGCTGCCGTTGATGATGTAGTATAATCTGTGTAACTATGCAACCATTCGGCAGGCGTGTTTTCATTTGGTTTTCCATGTTTATCTAACGACCCTTCTATTATCATACGTTTCTTTTGCGATGCTTTAGGTCCCAAGCCCCACTTCCTTGGATACGAATCTCTTTCCATGATTACCCTTTTCAGTTTCGCGACTACCCCATGATCACATGCAGCCATGGTGGGAGAAGACATCAAAGCTACAGCTGATACATACAAGATACAAATAAGTATTGTTTAAAGACTAGGAGGCAAGTActttgaagataaaaataaaaattataaatttgacatTAAACATCTTTAAGCGGCTAATGCGAGAAGTTAAACAATGTGTGATATTGTTGTTATTTCGAAAATATATTTACCAAGCGCCACAGCTTCGCCCTTAGTAGTCACAATTACAATTTCCTCATTCAACTCTATCCCTTGGTCGTACATTAAGACGCCTGGTAACATTATTTTTGCTCCGTAACAAATAGCGTTTACCTAATAAATTCGCATAACATAATTCcgttaaataacaatattcaatttcttttattatctgCTCAAGTAGTAATAGAAAGTCAAATACATACAGCACTATCTTTTATAATGATCCTCTTATGATTCAATAGCAGCGCTTCTAACGGTTTTATAACTCTTCTTAGATACGATTCGTCTCCGTGATTTTCGTACAACCATTGGGCATCGAGAATATCGTGCATGGTAACCATTCCATCGTTTTCGGACTGAACGCCGGAACGACTTCTTCGAAGCTCTTGCATGTGACAACCAGTACCTAAGAAGAGTCCGAGATGGACACACATAGTTCTGATATAGGAGCCAGCCTCGCAACTGACGCGGAACACTCCCATATTACGTTCCTGGTCGTAATCATGGAACCAACTGTCGTATACTGTCCTAACGCGGAGCTGTCTCTTGACCGCCGATATCAGCGGCGGCCTTTGGAAGAGAGCACCGCGCAATCTCTCCAACGCTTGGTTTACCTAAATCATTGTATTAGTGTCACGATATACAAAATATCGTACGATATTGATACACTATAACAACACTTTCTGaataacaaagaataaaaaaatattcatctttTCGATTTTCAGatcttacaataatttttatcagtTTTGTGCCTAGGGggtttttaattttctagaaaataaaattgaggaaAAAATAAGGTTTTTATTTTCTCCTTGAAGAACATGGAAGAATGGTATTTTtctggaaaattaaaaacaatgtattattttatcatgattgataaaataatatatttttaattttccaaaaaaataaaattaaaaaatatagttttctatcattttgtcaaaaatatacaattgtaatattagaaaatttgataaaattacttAAGACAATAAAGGCGACAttatcttaaaagaaaaaacttgaaaaaagtaTGGCaagaaaaaactaaaagaaaaccaatctttccaaaaattttttcaaatttaacaacATAGGAGATAGCtcaatgataaaataatcatcaattaaacaaaagattataatttaattcccaacttatattattcaaatattatttttatttatataaaatacttgtttattttattgatttacttgtataaacatttatttattctacgTTACTCACAATTATGTGTACCttgcaatattacatatatttacctTCTGGATACTTTCCGGGGCAGAATGGAGCTTGAACACAGCAATGTACTCCTTACCAGCAGACTGTTGTGACTTTGCAAGTCTCGTGGCCTTATCTATGCAGACAATCAGGCATCCTGATACCTTGGGATCCAACGTGCCAGAGTGACCAGTCTTTTCCACTTTTAGGATCTTCTTAATCCAAGCCACCACCTCGTGCGACGATGGATTGCACGGCTTGTCCAAATTGATGCAACCTGACTTTATATACTCTGATATGCTGCGATTTAGTGGAGTAGAGCCACTTGTCAACGGAGTGAAATGCTTCGTGCGCGTCAACATCTTGTCGAAATTCTGCAACAGGCAAGTAAAAAAATCGTTTCTCAGTTTTATCAGTTATATCACGTGTCGCATAACTGCGTCATGCGTTCCACTGAGATAAACTACCTTAAACAGCAGAGGCCAGTCCTTACACTCGAGCTTCACCTCGACGTTGGAGGGCTCAATCTGGCACTTCGTCGACAACTGCATTTCGCCGATCGATTTCTTCTTATCTTTCTTCTTACTCTTCTCTGCAAGAAAAATTGGAAGGTATAACCTAATCAATCTTAACCTTAACCTCCCCTCGATAAATAAAGCCAGCAAGTTTTCTCGACTACATTCGTCGGAACGAATGTGGCGAGCGACGTTTCTTGATCCGTCGGTCTTGTCTCGATACTTTCATTAGTACTATCATCGTAGGCGATCGACGCTGCGCTGAGCGTGCACGTGTTCGTTACGGGATACAGTAAGGCGGAAATTGATAACAGAAACGTCGCTTGGCGAAAGTAACGCGACAAGGTGATGCCTGACAGAAAGTTCGTACGGTGTTGCTTACCTTGCTCCATTTTGAGGTCTGTCAAAACTCGTGCAACTTAAACAGCAAATGCCGCGAAACGTATTGAGAATTTCGAGGCAACGTGGAAAGCCTGGAAAGCGGTAGATGCTGGTAAATGCGTCTTCGACGTAGAACACACCGCTACCTCTGTACGCATGCGTGTTGCGTGTGCGCCTGCGGCGGCGACACACATACCTATTGGCCTCACGCCACTGCGGAGTATCGCTCAGACGGTAACGGTCGGTCAGTAAGACGTTTGGGATCATTCAACGTGACAGATACGTGTAGGTATATTGGCATTGTAGTGTGTGTCCACTTAATAGAGATGGCGTCTCAAAAAATCGTTGGTGTCAGCACTGTCAGCTAAATCGTGGGCATGGCTGGCTGGGCATGGAAGCATGGAAATTAAAGGGACTATTAAAGGGACTGCTGTCAGACAGCAGACGAACAGCATGCAAGAGAAGATAAACGGATAAAAGACTGaagaaaacaaaagaataaaatacacTGGATTTTATGCTGGAGAAGAGACACAAGAAAGTATATATATTCCCACACTACATCAGTCGAGTTCTCTTTGTCCGTTAAACCAATTCATTCAGATGAATTAAGATAACTAACATTGTTATTCTACAGTTCTTGACTAACAATACACGGTTCGTCATGGGTGAGCGAAATGTCAGAATGTATTTGCTCCTTTCCCCTTTTCAGTGGTCGTGCGCCCCCGTAGAGCTTTTACTCACGACCACATCGTCGcgaaaagtttattattaatacagaTGTAGCGAGTGGGCCGAGTTATTTCGGGCTTGCGTCCGCTGCTGCTCGTATCCTGACCTCGAATCGCATTCTCGCTGATCTCGATGTTGATAGTCGCTCCGTCATACTCCGTCCAGCTTTGGAGCGTCATCCCggattctaattctaattttgtgttttaaacaTGGACCCAGATCCCGTAGAGATGGCAAACGAGGTACAGTGCAAAGTCATACTGCACTGGAACTGCCGGGGCTTCGTCGAGTTCCCGGAGGCGATAAGACATCACGGCGGTCATGTCCAGGAGATATATCTCAAGTGGAACAAGCTCAAAACTTTGCCATCCTGGATCACAGAGCTGTTCAACCTGACCAACCTGTACATATACGGCAATCGGATTGAATGGCTGCCAGAGGAGCTCGGCGGGATGAGTCAGTTGACAGTGCTAGACTTGAGTGCCAACAAATTAAAGTTGATACCCACCTGCATCGGCAATCTGATCAATCTGAAGTCCTTGTTTTTGAACGACAACTTTATAGAAAGATTACCAATCGGTAAGTTTGCCGAGATCAACAAATTGTGAGAAATGAGAAAGGATTTTATTGACTCATGTGAACGAAACAAAAACAGACTTGAGCAAACTGAATAATCTGGAAATACTGTCTGTCTCGGGTAATCAGATTTTTGCGTTACCTGAATGGATTGGCTCTCTCCCAAGACTTAAAGAGCTGTACGTTGATAAAAATCATCTGAAGGAATTACCCAACAGATTGACCACTGCTCCAGAGCTTTCCATGATCTCTGTGTGTTCTAACAGGTcattatttgcataaatattttgcaaaataaattctattcatTTCCACTAATATGGATTAACTTTATAATCTTGGTTCATcttatttactcttttttttttttcattttttaggACTAAAAAAGTTAATCCaagatcaaatttaatttacattcatGGAAGTGAATATAAGCAAAGATTAATTGAGCTATATTTTTGAGTATAACACTTTCGATGAATTATTTTACAGGTTGAAATATCTGCCATTGAATGGATTTCTCTCGGCTCCCTGTATTCAATTCGATAAGAATGATTACTTAAATTACTTATCGTATCCACTTctgtttcaattaatttcaaaaatgaaCGTGCCAGAGGCCcatgaaaaaatatgttttgcagTTGGGTAAGTTTGTTAAGATTACAGATGTCaactaagaataaattataCCCAAAGTGAAAAATAAGTCCTGAAcaattgttgttttattttcgaagtatgtatataaactaaattttacaatctatgtatatatgtatatataatcacAGATGTTTTAAGACGCACTATGACACAAATGTGCtaaacacaaatataaaattgtacataaagATGAAGGAATTGTATGAAAAGGatgattttataattgaattacCGCGGCAGCTGCTAAAGATTCACGAAGTTCACGAGAACGTGACTTGTTCCCTGTGGGAATTGGCGCTGAGAAAAGTCTATACCGAGAGGTAATCGAGGAACCTTGTAACAGGGAATCTCATCATCTTTCTGCAAAAGTATATAAGTATCTCGCAAGTTTAACGCAAGTATACATTTCAGATATAAACACACACTAGATATTTCCATTCCTTCCAAAGATGACGATATTCCGAACGTAACGATACTCTACAAATCACTCCTTAAAAATACTAAACAGGACTTCATGTCATCCACGAGTTACacttcatataatttattaacgaaCGGACCCACAAGTATCTGCGTAAATTCTCAATGCCAGCAACCGATATTCACAGAAGCATGGATCATTATTGGTATCAGCTACAACGCACTATCCGTGATAATGATCGCTCTGTGTTGTAGCAGAaggtaatttacaaaataatcgtGTGGTATCTGAGCGTATTAATTCATgagttttcttttaatttgcaGTTGCGCTACCGCGTTCGCTGCACACTCGGATACCATTAGCCTTCATTGGCACTCCATCGATTGACGAACCCTCCTTACTAGGTATCTAATTTAATCCACttctgtatgtatataaaaaaatattaggagaATAAAGAATTCTTGTTGCGCTCTTTAACTGAAATCTTGTGatagtttataaattaaatctttagcttgttgcaatattataatttatttcgcaGCATTGTAGCTACCATTGAAcgattgttcaataatgcccagTAGGAATTCAAAAATTCCATGACATAACGACGGATTATCTCGagttatattattaagataTCATATTCAGTGTTGCTTTCTTGAGGTATCGTTATTCAAGACTAGTTTCACTGATAAAACattgtctttttctttttagtaaaatatacgTTGTGACTCGATGTACCTTCcttgcaatatataaaatttctgattttCTGTTTTGCTACATTTTGTTcgcattaaaattacaaaaaataatctgcGACCTCACACTTTGTGAATAATGATCCAATAATTCACTTAAGCGATCAGAAAGTCTAACGCCTTGTCACGATCAAAGTTACACTTTACTAATGCTGCGGAAGCTTCGTCCTCGGGAAATCCTAGATCCTTTAACGTGCATAAATTCTCGTAGTAGATTTTCGCCTTCACTTGATCGTGCTGCGCGAGTGTCAGCGCTGTTTCAGCGTAGTCACTCGGGACGCCAACCTCTTCTAGGGATTGGATAGCCAACAGGTACTCCACGATCTTCTTCTCGTGCACTCGACCTAGCTCCAATACCGCGCGTGCCGCCCTGCATTTGGGAAATCCCATGTCACTCAATTGCATGACTAATTTTAGATCATCCTCCGTCATGCCCGACAACAAATCTGTCGATGGTTTTGCGTGATTCGATGACGTTGAGTCGTCGTGCCTTGAAGTTACATACGCGTCGCTGCCGACTGGGCTCTCTAAATCGGGCCACGGCTTCCAATTCTATCGCGAGGAGAGATTGAGTCAGTTATGTttatactaaaaagaaaaacaaattttgttaccTCCATAACAGGCCGTTCTAATTCCTTCTGAAGTTCTTGCATTATCGCTGAGACGCTACGATGATTCTCGATGCTATGTGCATCTATATCGCCGTCATCGTCTCCTTGGCTTTCGGTATCGGCCTCTTCTTCCTTGGAAATCTCGGACATATCGTCAATCGTTAATTCGTTTATAATATTCTCCAATTTTCCTGCAGGTATCCATTGTGATCTAGGTTGCAAAACCTGCATTCAAAAGATATCAGTGTAAGACAAGTTTTTGATTCTGTTGAGCATTGgcttatttaaaaaacctaGCGAGCGTTAGAAAAAACAAGTGTTTTGTTAACCTGCGCCAATTCTTCCATGTCATTGATAGTTTTTAGTTCCATATTGTCGAAGGGACTGCTCGTGTCATTATCAAAGTCAGCATAGTCCAGACCCCCGTTAGTTTTTTCATGATCCTGGAGGTCGTTCGCCGGAGGTGACAGAGGCTGTGGCATGAGTATTGTCGTTTCTGGCGCGGGTGGTGCGTTGACAGGTAACTGTTTTACACAATCCAGTGGCGGAGGTGAAGGTGGTGCCTcctctctttccttcctttttttctcctttaGTCGAGCTTGACGTGCCTTGGTGTAGGCTTGTCTAGCCTTACGCCACTCGCACATCTGACACATTAATTAATTCACGATAATTAGGTCAGGGATAGCTCCGTAACTGTCACAAAACTACCTGTACGCTTTGCATGAAATGTAGAAGTGTCTATCACGATTATGCCTCACCTTTTCGAGCACGGATTTCTCCAAGCTGAAGTCGTACATCAACTTTGATACATCCGGCAATCGGTTGTTGTACGCCATGAGTAGGCCGATCTTCCTCGGTGGTTTGTAAGCTTCCGCGATTTTAACGTGAACCCCGTCCATGTAAGACGCAACTAAGTCGCATTGCGCCGATACGGAGGGTCGAGCCATTGGATCTTACACACGGGAGAACGCCAAGTAATAACGCGCGGAGATCTGCAGCGGAGATCAGTCGCTTTATCCGCCGATGCTCGAGACATAACCTAATTGCTGTCGCAATAAATCTTGTTTAATCGCGCGTGTCGCGCGCCACCGATACATCTCGCTCGTATAATTACGTCTTAATTAAATGCCAAAATCTCTCTCTTATCCTCTCGCTTCTTTGGTAGCTTAAGAATCATGTAATAGCTTTCTTCTATAGTTGAAATGGCGAAAAAACACTTCCATTTGACCAATTTGACAGATCGAATTTTAGTCGTGTCGACAATATCGATTGCCAGCAATGATCGATTTATCGATGTTCgagattattgaaatatttaaacttttgttCTATATTGCgacttctattttatatatttctatatttttactttttatttaatacaaaattttaaataaaaataatataaatagaaggccaaataaatatttctaaactaTTTGTAGAACAAAACATGAATAATATAACGCCGAATTACtgaatttattatcttattcAGTATGATACACGTTTATACTTTACACAGGaataaacagaaattatattttatatttgcaatattagtttgtttattgttataatataaataataaatacattataatatattattcgccacatttttaaatatctgaTAGCACCTTTCAAAAACATCTTatctgttattatatatatacaacatGCGTGATAAAATAGTTGATATAAGTACATgcataaaataacgttttaatttgttaagctaatttatgaaaatttaaaagttttcagGCTATCATTGTTTTAAtcttgcaatataaaatatcttagaatattgttacaatatcatgaattattgttttacataGTTATTTACATAGAAAGGACGAGTTTAATTGCGTAAATGAGTGAATAAGTATGAGCATATTTCCAAATATGAAGAAAATTCCTCGTTTAATCATTTGGTAAGTTGCCCAAGACGGAGTGACAAGATTACTTGTTTAATAAACCCTGTGTCATTTATTCATACGCTATACTGATTTTGCTACACATCATTTATGAAATGTAGGATCCACGTTATCATTGTGTATCTGATTCGTGCAATATTTAATTcgctaaaaattatttgtataatatatatttattatttggtatcatatttattagagtacaatttgataatttaaaatgttaattataatgtgtgttatttatattttatataatttaaataagtaattcaaACAGAATAGTTtgctatattaatataaaacatgagaaaaatttttgatgagCTTCAATATAAGTGACAAGAGAGACATACGATTTCCCTTAAATTttgtgtatgtaaaatttaatagatgtatatgaaatatatttcttttcatattttgaacaatttaaacttttttaaataatgtatgtaTGTTTATAAATGATAAGTACTTAATGTGCCAATTTTTGATGCACAAAGTTTGGCACTGCAACGTGATCTATTTTTGGTACTTTGTAGGAAATATTCGTATACTGGAAGAAATGCTGTACGAtcttttgtacaatattttgcaCAAATTTCATGTGCGACGTTAAATGCAATCAGCATCATATTATTAATGATTTCGCTTGCATTAGAAATGCAAACAAAATTGAACATCATTCCCAACAGTTACATGATAGttagaaataatatacaattgatatttttaatgtttaatatttttattttcgcaaGTTATCTAGGTTTATTGGATTTGAAATATGTATTCTACAATATAAGAATTAATGAAAGATGTATATATTTTCGATttgatatttgatttataattgttttgcaaataaatgtgtaattatatttaaatattaatgaactttttgtatgcaaaattatatgtttcagCGATGTTTTATCAAACTTTGTCTAAATATTAATGTGAAGACAAATACTCAATTTATCACGGCAACAACGTAAATAGCAAATGCAGATTACaaagaatagaaatatattataaatatatgtatttccaacatgttaatatttacttacattATACTCTCTTTTCCGTTTCTACATAAAATTCCGTTATAATCCGTTTATTtggtatttaaattttgtatataatgtgtaatgttaaaataacagtTCACCTATAAGAACTACAATGTTTGTTTTATAgtgtcataattataattattcagtttataaaaaagcttttaacaaaaaaatttactttatgtaagcaaattgtctatttaagattataaattctttcaagatttcaTATTCTTACTTATCATATATAAGAAACaataatttgatactaattttttctatataaataggATTCAAATCTTTCTCAATTCTTGGCTAAGATTTAAGTcttcatttaagaaaaaattattttcatcaacTTTTTAATGATATATCATTGCtagtatttttgtaatttctattgtaacaaaagtaataaaaactgttttaaggaaatacataaaattcgaTATTATTCGATGAATTTCTTCTCAAATTTTATTctgtattttcaatattattatttacaatttgtttgccaaatatattattgtcaattattatgttatttttacttaaaaagataTAGATGTactttcacatttttttcttaatattatattattgcaatattatactAACATATTCCTTCAAGAGTAGTAGATAATACTTTTGTACTGTGAATATCACAGATAATACGTCAATCGTGTCATAcggtataaaatataaatatagtttcCAATTGCAAATcctatatacaaataatttaatttaacaagtTAATTTCCTAAAACTTTCATCGTAATAAAGAAATTTGCATATGACTGGCTTTCTCGTTGGTTTGCGCTTTAGTCTCCGATATCATCTTGGGATTAACATTATTTACCAGCTCCATTTGCTTCTGCTTAGTTTCGAGGGATTTCATGTATGCAAGGAAACACGTCCAGACCAAACT harbors:
- the LOC105194603 gene encoding H/ACA ribonucleoprotein complex subunit 4 produces the protein MEQEKSKKKDKKKSIGEMQLSTKCQIEPSNVEVKLECKDWPLLFKNFDKMLTRTKHFTPLTSGSTPLNRSISEYIKSGCINLDKPCNPSSHEVVAWIKKILKVEKTGHSGTLDPKVSGCLIVCIDKATRLAKSQQSAGKEYIAVFKLHSAPESIQKVNQALERLRGALFQRPPLISAVKRQLRVRTVYDSWFHDYDQERNMGVFRVSCEAGSYIRTMCVHLGLFLGTGCHMQELRRSRSGVQSENDGMVTMHDILDAQWLYENHGDESYLRRVIKPLEALLLNHKRIIIKDSAVNAICYGAKIMLPGVLMYDQGIELNEEIVIVTTKGEAVALAVALMSSPTMAACDHGVVAKLKRVIMERDSYPRKWGLGPKASQKKRMIIEGSLDKHGKPNENTPAEWLHSYTDYTTSSTAAASTAASTATSTAASTATSTTSTTMENNGDVPVSKKRKREEDVSVTDVVKQETVENSETSPKDKKKEKKKKKKKEKHDTEGEESVVTEEVNKESTGKEEKKKKKKKKDKDQEPTSS
- the LOC105194600 gene encoding leucine-rich repeat-containing protein 28 isoform X2 encodes the protein MDPVEMANEVQCKVILHWNCRGFVEFPEAIRHHGGHVQEIYLKWNKLKTLPSWITELFNLTNLYIYGNRIEWLPEELGGMSQLTVLDLSANKLKLIPTCIGNLINLKSLFLNDNFIERLPIDLSKLNNLEILSVSGNQIFALPEWIGSLPRLKELYVDKNHLKELPNRLTTAPELSMISVCSNRLKYLPLNGFLSAPCIQFDKNDYLNYLSYPLLFQLISKMNVPEAHEKICFAVGCFKTHYDTNVLNTNIKLYIKMKELYEKDDFIIELPRQLLKIHEVHENVTCSLWELALRKVYTERYKHTLDISIPSKDDDIPNVTILYKSLLKNTKQDFMSSTSYTSYNLLTNGPTSICVNSQCQQPIFTEAWIIIGISYNALSVIMIALCCSRSCATAFAAHSDTISLHWHSID
- the LOC105194600 gene encoding leucine-rich repeat-containing protein 28 isoform X1, yielding MDPDPVEMANEVQCKVILHWNCRGFVEFPEAIRHHGGHVQEIYLKWNKLKTLPSWITELFNLTNLYIYGNRIEWLPEELGGMSQLTVLDLSANKLKLIPTCIGNLINLKSLFLNDNFIERLPIDLSKLNNLEILSVSGNQIFALPEWIGSLPRLKELYVDKNHLKELPNRLTTAPELSMISVCSNRLKYLPLNGFLSAPCIQFDKNDYLNYLSYPLLFQLISKMNVPEAHEKICFAVGCFKTHYDTNVLNTNIKLYIKMKELYEKDDFIIELPRQLLKIHEVHENVTCSLWELALRKVYTERYKHTLDISIPSKDDDIPNVTILYKSLLKNTKQDFMSSTSYTSYNLLTNGPTSICVNSQCQQPIFTEAWIIIGISYNALSVIMIALCCSRSCATAFAAHSDTISLHWHSID
- the LOC105194600 gene encoding leucine-rich repeat-containing protein 28 isoform X3: MANEVQCKVILHWNCRGFVEFPEAIRHHGGHVQEIYLKWNKLKTLPSWITELFNLTNLYIYGNRIEWLPEELGGMSQLTVLDLSANKLKLIPTCIGNLINLKSLFLNDNFIERLPIDLSKLNNLEILSVSGNQIFALPEWIGSLPRLKELYVDKNHLKELPNRLTTAPELSMISVCSNRLKYLPLNGFLSAPCIQFDKNDYLNYLSYPLLFQLISKMNVPEAHEKICFAVGCFKTHYDTNVLNTNIKLYIKMKELYEKDDFIIELPRQLLKIHEVHENVTCSLWELALRKVYTERYKHTLDISIPSKDDDIPNVTILYKSLLKNTKQDFMSSTSYTSYNLLTNGPTSICVNSQCQQPIFTEAWIIIGISYNALSVIMIALCCSRSCATAFAAHSDTISLHWHSID
- the LOC105194602 gene encoding ubiquitin-associated protein 1, giving the protein MARPSVSAQCDLVASYMDGVHVKIAEAYKPPRKIGLLMAYNNRLPDVSKLMYDFSLEKSVLEKMCEWRKARQAYTKARQARLKEKKRKEREEAPPSPPPLDCVKQLPVNAPPAPETTILMPQPLSPPANDLQDHEKTNGGLDYADFDNDTSSPFDNMELKTINDMEELAQVLQPRSQWIPAGKLENIINELTIDDMSEISKEEEADTESQGDDDGDIDAHSIENHRSVSAIMQELQKELERPVMENWKPWPDLESPVGSDAYVTSRHDDSTSSNHAKPSTDLLSGMTEDDLKLVMQLSDMGFPKCRAARAVLELGRVHEKKIVEYLLAIQSLEEVGVPSDYAETALTLAQHDQVKAKIYYENLCTLKDLGFPEDEASAALVKCNFDRDKALDFLIA